ATGTTAATAGGCTATGAGTTTGACAACACCCAAAAGAGAATGAAAGGGGAAGCAAGAGGAATTTGGCAACACTGTGTTTTTAATGTGAACTTTTTGTTTAAAGCAAATGCAGCCCTGAGGATTTGGCTATTGCATATAACAACAGGGGGCAAATCAAGTACTTCAGGGTGGATTTTTATGAAGCCATGGATGACTACACATCTGCCATAGAAGTCCAACCCAATTTTGAAGTTCCATATTACAACAGAGGGTTGATATTATATAGGCTGGGTAAGAAATTTTTTTACCCTTTTGTCCTTGACTGTATTCTGTGAATTCAGAGCTCTCAAATGTTGTAACGCTAATGTAATAATCATCCAGTGTGAAAGTGATGTGAAATTTAGGTTTAGAGCCTGGAGCGAAGGAAGCCTACCTGAATTTATTTTAGGCTTTCAGTAGGTGTTACAGACCACAGCGGGGCACTGGGGAGGGAGTTGGACCTGGGCACCGGAGTGCGGGTGGTCCCGTTACTTTGTGCCTCTGCGTCCCAGCTGTGGAATGGGGGTAATGCTGCTGGTCCCCTGTGAAACTTTTCGGAGTTAAAATCTTTGAAGGCATACAAGACAATATAAAGTGAAGGGGGTTTAGATTCTTGGACTAAAGGGACGGTTAGGATCGTTTCTCATTAAAGtgttaaaaagaatattaatttcctgtttcttaattttactgtaattatataaaataggtaatatgATTTTGTTGAAATTTTGTGATGATTTAGGCTATGTACCTGTTAAATCCCAGTACGTAAACCCATAACTAATTTTAAGTGTATTAATCTGTAAGGGTACACAAAGTTACTGTGATACGAACATCCCTACATCATTATCAAGAGGAAAATTTTCCTTTAGTTGGAGTGGTTGAAAGcttgtaaatataaaagcaaaagtataTGTATCCAAACTTTTCTAtgaataatatatagaaatactcagtgttttttcttttccatttttttgggtTCTGGTACAGGATACTTTGATGATGCCTTGGAAGATTTCAAGAAAGTATTAGACTTAAATCCTGGATTTCAAGATGCCATGTTGAGCTTAAAACAGACTATtctagacaaaaaagaaaagcaaagaagaaattattgaaaatttAAACTTAATTGAAATATTAACTCATGATCCACCTGGCATCACATTGTCTCTAATTTAAAGCTGGTGTTAAgctattttgatttatatttaagaTAAAGAGATTCATGCATCAGCACTGAAAGTTAAATGATGTACTTAAGGTAGTTAATTTCAGATTGAGTATGTTGAGTAGGTATGCTTTTATGAAGTGTGAATaagtaaaaagaatgtataattgtatgggcttccctggtggcgcagtggttgagagtccgcctgccaatgcaggggacacgggtttgtgccccggtccgggaggatcccacatgctgcggagcggctggtcctgtgagccatggccactgagcctgcgcgtccggagcctgtgctccgcaacgggagaggccacaacagcgagaggcccgttaccgcaaaaaaaaaaaaaaagaatgtttaattgTATATCATtacagtaaaatatttacagaaatgtaTGGTATTTTCTTCAGTAAAACTattaattttgctatttttttattcccaacattttattgaaaaaacttACCTCTACAGAAAATTGGAAGTATAGTACAATAAACACAAACTTTTCACTGAGATTCACCAGTTGTTAACATTGTGTCACATTTGCTTTTTCTCTATACTTAAATATATAACTTTTTGCTGAGCCACTTGAAACTAAGTTGCGCAGATATCACAATACTCCTAAATATTTCAGCCTGCATTTTCTAATAGAGACAGCCTTCTTTATAGCCACAATACTGTTATAATACCTAATAAAACTAATAATTCTATAATATCATCCATACCCAGCCCATATTCGAATTCCCCAATTGTTTCCAAAATGTCTTGTGTAGATTTTTATTTCTGGATCTGGAGTCAATCAAGTTACATTGCATTTTGTTGTTAAGTCTCTTTGTGTTCTTTTAATCTACAAGAGTCCCCTGCCCATTTTCTCCCCATGGCATTCACTTTGAGAGCAAAGCTATTTTATATAGCTAGGCTAGAGAGACATAACATTTGggcttaaaaataaacacatgtctTGCATGAGAGCAATTTGAAAGAATTCAGCTTACACTTGATTTTCTCTAGTAATCATTGATAAGGGAGTTAAGATTTAAATATGGAGCATCGTTTTTTGTCTCTGGATAATGACACTAATAATAGCCATCATCGACATTTACTAAATACTCACTATAAGCCAAGAACTGTTCACACTCTGTATAATAAATTGCGACTGGAATGGGGGTGATTAGAGAGGTGAGAAACTGACAAAAAGCACTTCGTAAAcagaaggctttaaaaaaatctattttatttgggTGCTGCAACGCACGTTTAGGCTATGATGAAGCTTTCAAGAGCTGGGAAGGATTTGAAGGGAAAACGAGCCAGAGTCACCATGTCTCAcctacatttgtgtgtgtgtgtgtttttattgttGAGGTTTGGCTTTCAAAGATTCAGAACCTGTATCTGGAGATCTCCCAAACTAGTTTATTATTGCTGTGGAAAAAACTGTTCTGGGGTGGAAATTGCCCTAATCAGGAGAAAAGAGTATGTTTGCCCAGTGTCTCCAGAGGAGGGCTTAGCTTAGCTACTGTGGCCTACTCATATGCAATCACCATCATCACCCTCAaaagggtgttttgttttgttttgttttgttttgtttgagttTAAGTGATCTCATAAAGCAGAGGACGTAATTGCCTCGTTTGTAGTTCATAAATAATATCTggcaaaatacatgaagaattGGGGCTGCAGGTGAATgaatattaaaaggaaatgaagtttGAAAGGAAACTAAAATCTCTATTTCCGGAATGATTCACATTTTCCAATATGACTTATCTTTCTGTTTGTTGGAAATgtctttaaaagaatgtataaagttgcattaaaatgtagaaaaattccTCTtaagaaaacttattttaaaaacttattttacaacttattaaaaaagtaaaataaaaagcaaagtccGTAGACTTCGGGAAGGTTTAAAGCCAGTCTCTCCAGAAaatcaaatactttaaaaatgctcaataactttattttctctcggcttatattctcttttctttactctTGACGGATCAGATGTAATATGAAAAAAagcttattaaaaatttaatttggttTGTAGGGTTTTATTATTCAACGTTTCTTCATCCTTTATCAGAAAAAAGTCACTGAAGTTCAGAATCAGCACTTGCTGATTTGGAACCCAGACACTTACTTTTCTCAAGTTACTGGAAATAACTAAAGAATAATATATTTTCCTCATGTGTTTTCTTCAAAACTTTCGACATTACACATTCAGATTCTAAATTTCTGATTGACTAATACCTTTGCTATctgccttaaaaaattttttttcctttttaagatttttttttttttttttttttttgcggtacgcgggcctctcactgttgtggcctctcccgttgcggagcacaggctccggacgcacaggctcagcggccacggctcacgggcccagccgctccgcggcatgtgggatcttcccggacctgggcacgaacccgtgtcccttgcatcggcaggcggactctcaaccactgcgccaccagggaagcccaagatttttttgacgtggaccatttttaaagtctttattgaatttgttacaatactgcttctgttttatgttttggttttttggcggGGATCTGagctcctcgaccagggatcaaatccgcaccccctgcattggaaggcgaagtcttaaccactggaccaccagggaagtcctgctatgTACCTTTTAAAAAAGACGTTATTTTACGTTTGCTGTTGTTTATATTTCCCACATTTCAGTATTTGTTGAGCTCTTTTTCTACAAGAACAGTGCCCAAACTatgttgtttttcagtttttttctctctACAAACAAGGCAGAAAGAGAATAAATGGATGTAAATTACTTTTGAGtttagaaaataacttttaactcTTAAGCACGGAGGTTTTTTTTGTCTGAAATCTGGAACTGAATGAAGCATGTGGACTTCCTTTATAGCAAACCACAGCCCAGCTGTTGCATGAGCAAATGAAATTTCCAAGTCAGCTTTTAGTCATTATCTGTTTGCCCTTTTCTAgcttttttctggtttttctgCCTTTCACTGGCCTCTCTACCCCTTCCCCCGCCAACACTGTACATCGTCTTAGCCCTCCGCTGTTCTGCAGGTCTTCGTCTTTCTCAATGGGCAGAATATATTTCAGCCCTGCCACTCAGCACAGATCAATTCAGCATACACCAACACATCCCAATATCTCCATCTCTGCCAAGTATAATCCCCCTTAAACATCTAACTCTAAGCTTCAAATAATTAAACCCCTGTCTTTCTTAACAACTTTAATTTGTCCTTGAAAGTGCTTCTGCTAAGTGAAAAGccataaaatggaaacattttacaTTCACTTTAATTGGAAAAATTACAAATTCCATCTTAGCCCAAGATACCCAAATACTTTttgcagatggaaaaatatatcacgaaataatgccatttgcagcaacatagatgggactagagattgtcacactgagtgaagtaagtcagacagagaaggacaaacgtgaaatcgcttatatgtggaatctaaaaaagggtacagatgaacttatttacaaaacagaaatagagttacagatgtaaaaacaaacttatgattaccagggtgtaaggggagggagggataaattaggagattgggattgacatatacacactactatatataaaatagataactaataaggacctactgtcaagcacagggaactctaatcaatactctgtaatggcctatacgggaaaggaatctaaaaaagagtggatataagtatatgtataactgattcactttgctgtactcttgaaactaacacaacattgtaaatcaactatactccaataaaatttttaaaatatatatatcaattgaCTGATAAAGACAAATTTATATAAGTAATAATTTGGAATTACATAATTACAACAGTTACATAAACTGTAATGGCAAGAATGCTTCCTTTACTCATTGTTTTTtctgtaccattaaaaaaaaacagttttattgagatacagagTGTACAATTCGATGGTTTTTAAGTATATTCAGAGTTTCTGTACCAGTCTTAACTTTTTCAAGCTATTCGGGTCTCATGGTCTTCTGGCATGCAGAATGCACTTAATGAAGTTATAACACTTTTGGGCAAATTAAAGGCTAAACATGAGAGTGTTTCAAAACACCTAATAGCACACAAACACAGAAGGAAGAGTGCTAACAACTGCTGCCTCTTCTGCTTCCATCCAAATAAGTAGCATGATTCCAATTTGGCTCACGTCATGTTCTCTGACAAGAAACTTGTGTGGAGTAAACGGGAGGTGCATCTCTGCCTGAAGCCGTGATGTGGAACTTTCACTTCTTATGGCATATTTATTTAACGTGTTTGGGTGAACaggttgttattttaaaaaactaattattGACAAACATATGGTGTAACTTTCCAAGAACCTAGTGAAGAGCTAACAGAACAGTTGGTACATCAGCTAAGTGTGTAATTTTAACAGCTTCTAGATAAATGCACGTTGTgttgttttctatatttctcaAAAATGTGACACTAAATTACGGGAAGGGGATTCCAGTTAAAAATGGCatttagagacagagaggagatagagagagagagagagagagagagagagaaagagatttagaTTTGTTGAATTTCACATCTAATGTTGAGGGTACTTCAGAAAACACCATTTCATTCTTTACAAAAGGATAGAAGGATGAGAAATAtgagtaaaacttttttttcttccttggaaaaaaaaagcaattggtAAGATTAAAAAAcctgatttttactttttacaatCACAAGAAGATGAAAGGACACATCCATGTAGCCAAAGacattataaaaagaagaaacctACAAGAAAGCCCCCAAAGCAGAAATTATGACCTGTGAATATGCATTTAACAGAGTGAAAACACAGCAGCATAATCCCAGCTCTGTCTATCAGCACAATCACATGTACAACAGTGAAGCGAtgaaggttttatttttcagaggaggaaactgaggctaagaaattcagtaacttgcccaaagttatgcCCAAAATccatataaaattcaaaaccgCAGTTCAGTTAGTGTCAATTAGTTTTTTTGTTGCTGGCTTCAACTCAAAGCagatatgtggattttttttgtgtgtgtgtcctgatACAAAATTTAAATTGCTCATAAAAAGTTTTAGTATCCATAAAGGTGAGTATCAAAAGAGTATTAAAATATACTTAGTTTTTATAATGGAACATTATTGTAATTCTAGAATTGCTGGTTGGTAATTTTCCTGCCTGACTGAAAACAGACACAGAAGATGGTGAAAAGCAGATTAATATTAATAGCACACTCCATTTGGAAAATTGAAAGCCACAGCTGCCAATATGTAAATTTGTGTCTTATGTTAAGAAAAAGGGTCCAACATTTATGAAGAAGGCAAAAGGAGGATTGCATAGCCTTTCAGTATCATACTGAGCACAGCCTAACAGACCTACCCACTATCTGTTTAAATTCTCCAGGGTTgcgtctttcttttatttcctatttacTCTTGATTAGGGCCTGGACTCTGTGAGATTACACATAACTTGAAGATTTTTGTCCAGAGGAGATGCAAATGATTTTAGCCTGGTAGAAGTGATAACCCCCAATTTGATGGTTTTTATGGCCTGGAGGACATTAACCAGTTTTGAGTTTAACCCAGTAACTTTATTCCCAGGTAAAACTGGGACCTTCCTCATTGACTCTAACTACTCAGTGCCTCAAAGGCTCTCATCCTGGTGGGTCTGTGGTTCTTCAGTTAAATAAACACTTGTCATGTGAGTGTTTGAAAGCATGCGGTGGCTCATCACAGAGTAAGAAGCAGAGTTCTCGCGAAAGCTTCTGTTGAAGAACTTTGTACTTGCTGTTTGCTGtctgcaccccccaccccaaggccAGAGCCTCCTGTCCTTCAGGCCTTTGCTtgcctctgtcccctcctctgaCCACCCCGCTTAAAATGCAAATCCCAATCCTCATCtcactttatttttccctctcaaCCCAATACCACGTTTTTATCGATTTGGTCTGCTTGCCTTCTTGCCCCCGGGCAAAAAGCGATACCAGGGCAGAGGTTTCTGTCTGTTTCGTGGACTGCTGTATcatcagcacctagaacagtgcctggcccacagaaGGGCCTCCAATATGTTGAATGGATAGATGAATTAGTGATCATAATCTGCCAATTGACTTGCTGTTTAGATCTTGCAGATTCATCCCTGGCTATTAGGTATGGGGTGGACAGGTGTTTGACCTCTTGTTTCAACGTTGTTCTTGAGAAAGGGCCTGATTTATagttgttttcattgtatttaaaacAGCTTATAGTTCTAGTTTAATTTAGAGGACGAAAGCTCTCTAAGAGACAAGGTCAAATTCTGCAAGGTCTTTATGTTTTAATATGGCTTTATAACAGGGGCTTCTTGTTACGGGCTGAATTGTGTCGTCCCCCCTGCCcccaaagatatgttgaagtcttaaccactggtacctcagaatatgaccctATTGGGGGTTTTgcaatgtaattagttaagatgaggtcatattggagaggggtgggcccttaatccagtatgactggtgtcctcataagaaggaaatttggatgcagacagacacagaggagaaggccatgtgaagacggagACAGAGACTGGGGTGATGCTGCCACAAGTCAGGGATCTCCTGGAGCTACCAGAAccggaagaggcaaggaaggatcctccccggGAGGCTTTGGAGGGAGAATGGCCCTGCCGACATCTGGATTTCAGACTTTTAgtgtccagaactgtaagagaaaaaatttcttatgagccatccagtttgtggtacttggtTATGGTAGCCCCGGGGAAATGAAGAGTACCcagtaaatattatttctgtttcCAAACTTTTTACACGTATGCCTTCGTGTTCCTGCACCCACAAAATGCAGCTCTGTGGGAAAAGGGTGAACGTTTTGTTAGAacaagggaggggaggaaagagagggcTCTTATTTCCTTATTTGGTCATGACCTTGACTGAATCAGGAGAGGGACCCAGGAGTAAGCACCCTACCAAAACAGGCTGGTTGGCTCTGGCTGCCTGCTGAGAAGTTCCTAACCACCCCCTGTGCCTTTGAGACACTCAGCTCTTGGAGGACAGAGGCTCCTCTGgcttgagaatgaaaaagaaaagtgggaGTTCCTTCAGGCTGCCAAACAACAAGCCATTACAACAAGCCAGGTGACAGGCATCCAAGTTGGCCAAGCTGGCAGGATTGGGAGCTGTCAGTGGGGCCTGCAGAACAATAATCATTTCCATCATGAAGACCAGCTGCTGGTGGACTTATTGGAATAGCAACAGCCTCTTGGATGCGGacggtggggtggagggtgagcgGAGCGAGGCGCCTTCTTGCGGAGCCCCAGGCCTCCATCTGTCACCGATGCCAGCACGTGACAGTGGCCTGGGGCCACTTCTCTACCCTGGTTATTCTCACTCCCACCTCCCTGCTTCTACTCTGGCATTCTCTCCCAGAATGCCCTCTTGCCCTCATTTATTTAAATCCTGCCCCTCCTTCAAGTCCCAGCAAGTCCCATTAACCCTTCCCTGCCAAGATCAACCCCAACTCATCTCCTTGTTCTCCCATTTTCCATGATGGTCTAGACAGAGCACCTTTGCCACTGAATGTGGTCCACAGGCCAGCAGCGTTGGCATCACCTAGGAGCTTGCTAGTAGTGCAGGTTCTAGGCCTTATGCTGGACCTACGGACTCAGAGTTTACATTTTCATGAGCCCCCCACGTGCTTCGGCTGGACAGCAAGGTGTAGGGTGGTCTGTTTCGctggttctcagagtgtggtttCTGGACCAGCAGTGCCAGCATAACCTAGGAACTTGTCAGAATGTAACATCTGGGCCCCAGCCCACACCCACTGAACCTGACTCCCTGGGAGTAGGGCCCAGCCTTCTCCGGGGGCCGCTGATGCACACTCGAATTTGCGAACCACTTGTCTGTATCATTCAGTCCAGCATCTAATTATGCTCTTTCCCTTCCTGTGTGTttgtccttcccctcaagctggGGACACTGAGGACAGGAGCAGTGTTTGTACGTCTCTCTGGCACTTAGCCCGGGTCTAAGCATGGGACGACTGATGTCCAGAGTAACCGACCAGTGTCTCTATTCAAGCGTGTGGGGACTGGAGAGGAGGCGAGAGGGTGaaagggaagaggcagggagaTTTCCCTTTGTTCTCCTGAGTTTCTCTAGGATTTTAGTTTGCGGGGGGAGGGCATTAAGCGGCTTCTCTCAAATTGGAGACCAAATGGATACCATGTAATTTTGCATAATGGGTTAATAACACATCAGGGCCTGACTTGATCCAGAATTCTACTTCCAACAGTTTTATGTGGGTTTTCCTCCCTGGAAAAAGCCATTGCCATTGAGCAAGTAAAACAGTGCTGGCTGAAGCTTCCTTTCCCTGGATCAATTAAGTCCCTCATCTGGGCAAGTGGCGGTGGCTAGCTCTTCTGGCACACAGTATCAGCGAGGAGGATTTTCAGACATGACTAATGTATAGCCTCCTTGGGCTCCCTACTCCTGGGCTCTCATAAAACACTGCTGTGTCCCATCACCGTCACTTACCACCACAGCCAGCAGACCCGGGTGGGAGCAGGATGTTCCAGAATGTTTCCTTAAGTGCTCTTCCTCCTCAGGCTGGCTGCTAGCTTTCACATTTCTAGACATAATTCCTTTTGAATTGCCTAATGGGACTATCATTTTAATCAGAGTCATATGACACTTGAGCTAGAAGAAATCATCTCCTCCTgtattcttatttgtttattatttatttaaaagactgTATGTTTTAGAGAAGTTTTGGGTTGACAGCAAAACTGAGAGGCCGTTACAGAGATTGCCTATATACTTTCCACcctcacacatgcacagccttccCCGTTATCGGCATCCCTCCCCAGAGTGGTACATCTTTTGCTATGGATGAACCTGC
This DNA window, taken from Kogia breviceps isolate mKogBre1 chromosome 11, mKogBre1 haplotype 1, whole genome shotgun sequence, encodes the following:
- the TTC32 gene encoding tetratricopeptide repeat protein 32, with translation MEEQQGQENLATLALAQAHFQKGEYAEAEALYSAYVRQYACAASEGEAPGSKCSPEDLAIAYNNRGQIKYFRVDFYEAMDDYTSAIEVQPNFEVPYYNRGLILYRLGYFDDALEDFKKVLDLNPGFQDAMLSLKQTILDKKEKQRRNY